In Maylandia zebra isolate NMK-2024a linkage group LG12, Mzebra_GT3a, whole genome shotgun sequence, a single genomic region encodes these proteins:
- the trim36 gene encoding E3 ubiquitin-protein ligase TRIM36 isoform X3 translates to MSAEMRRSSINGVPIKNIERELICPICKELFTHPLILPCQHSVCHKCVKELLMLNHEDSFDAGSECSLPGSPRSRVPSPSMERLDRLVRSGGSQATMRRSFGSRGSISSPGWRRGSVTPRVTAIPCPGCQHDIDLGERGISMLFRNFTLESIVERYRQAARAAVAIMCNICKPPQQEATKSCMDCKASYCNECFKLHHPWGTPKAQHEYVGPTTNFRPKVLMCPEHEMEKVNMYCEVCRRPVCHLCKLGGSHANHKVTSMGSAYKILKEKLAKSIHYLISKEDQVRTQITELEVLINKTEENGQLAERQANEHFERLFETLQERKSEMLRSIEQSRNRRMEQLRGQVEEYQGMLENSGLVGYAQEVLKETDQSCFVQTAKQLHVRIQKATESLRTFHPAADPCFDEFVLDTSREEMLLKEMCFGGVPDPPLIDLSNSRVYNEASICWRLSDDHLPTDHHMLEYRRLGGPGQSPSQEDGEDNGVWRATDRVYGPSTVVCDLEPDSLYSFRVRSCRNSMFSPYSPEVTFHTPPAPVFGFLFSDKCGFSTERLILNKRRDTVESVAGMAFLLAAERVQTGSYIGLDYIIGDTGISQGRHYWAFKVEPYSYMVKVGVASDTKLIEWFHNPRDTSSPRYDHDSGHDSGSEDACYELSQPFTLVTLGMGKLIIPKSSSTSSSSTANAQSADPGSRILPMPQRLGICLDYDACRVYFYDADTMRCLYERQVDCSGTMYPAFGLMGSGKVQLEEFLASKRLAF, encoded by the exons ATGTCTGCAGAGATGCGGCGTAGCAGCATAAACGGG GTCCCGATCAAGAACATAGAGAGGGAGCTGATCTGCCCAATCTGCAAGGAGCTCTTCACCCATCCGCTGATCCTGCCCTGCCAGCACAGCGTCTGCCACAAATGTGTGAAAGAGCTGCTCATGTTGAACCACGAGGACTCTTTTGATGCCGGTTCTGAGTGCTCCCTACCGGGCAGCCCCAGGTCCAGGGTGCCCTCCCCCTCCATGGAGAGGCTGGACAGGCTTGTGAGATCAGGTGGGTCTCAGG CCACTATGCGAAGGTCGTTTGGAAGTCGAG GTTCAATCTCCTCTCCGGGATGGCGCAGAGGATCTGTGACTCCCCGGGTCACCGCCATCCCGTGCCCAGGCTGCCAGCATGACATAGATCTGGGCGAACGCGGCATCAGCATGTTGTTCCGAAACTTCACCCTGGAGAGCATCGTGGAGCGCTACCGGCAGGCTGCCCGCGCAGCCGTCGCCATCATGTGCAACATCTGCAAGCCTCCACAGCAGGAGGCAACAAAGAGCTGCATGGACTGCAAGGCGAGCTACTGTAACGAGTGTTTTAAGCTGCACCACCCCTGGGGCACACCCAAAGCCCAGCACGAGTATGTTGGTCCCACGACGAATTTTAGGCCCAAG GTTCTCATGTGCCCAGAGCACGAGATGGAGAAGGTGAACATgtactgtgaggtctgcaggcGTCCCGTGTGTCACTTGTGCAAGCTTGGAGGATCCCATGCTAACCACAAAGTCACCTCCATGGGCAGTGCATACAAGATCCTCAAG GAGAAGCTGGCCAAGAGTATCCATTACCTCATCAGCAAAGAGGACCAGGTCAGGACTCAGATTACTGAGCTTGAGGTGCTCATCAATAAGACTGAG GAAAATGGCCAGTTAGCAGAGCGTCAAGCCAACGAGCACTTTGAGCGTCTGTTTGAGACTCTGCAAGAGAGAAAATCTGAGATGCTGAGGTCAATCGAGCAGTCTCGTAACCGTCGCATGGAGCAGCTCAGAGGCCAG GTGGAAGAGTACCAAGGTATGCTGGAGAACAGTGGGTTGGTGGGCTATGCTCAGGAGGTGCTGAAGGAAACCGATCAATCCTGTTTTGTGCAGACTGCGAAGCAGCTGCATGTCAG gATCCAGAAAGCCACAGAGTCTCTGAGGACCTTTCACCCTGCAGCTGACCCCTGCTTTGATGAGTTTGTCCTGGACACATCCAGAGAAGAAATGCTGCTTAAAGAGATGTGCTTTGGTGGAG tTCCAGACCCACCTCTGATTGACCTGTCCAATAGCAGAGTCTATAATGAGGCCTCAATCTGCTGGAGGCTCTCTGATGACCACCTACCTACTGATCACCACATGCTTGAGTACCGCAG ACTTGGAGGCCCAGGCCAGTCCCCATCCCAGGAAGATGGTGAGGACAATGGTGTCTGGAGGGCCACAGACAGAGTGTACGGCCCCAGCACCGTGGTGTGTGACCTGGAGCCTGACAGTCTGTACTCCTTCAGAGTACGAAGCTGCAGGAACTCCATGTTCAGCCCCTACAGTCCTGAGGTCACCTTCCACACGCCACCTGCACCCG TGTTTGGTTTCCTGTTCAGTGACAAGTGTGGATTCAGCACGGAGAGGCTCATTCTAAATAAGAGACGGGATACTGTGGAGAGCGTAGCCGGCATGGCCTTCCTGCTCGCAGCCGAACGTGTGCAGACAGGCAGCTACATTGGACTAGATTACATAATTGGGGACACGGGCATCTCTCAGGGAAG acaTTACTGGGCCTTTAAGGTGGAACCATACTCCTACATGGTTAAAGTTGGCGTGGCCTCCGACACAAAGCTGATTGAATGGTTTCACAATCCGAGAGATACAAGCAGCCCAAG GTATGACCACGACAGCGGGCACGACAGCGGCAGTGAAGATGCATGCTATGAGCTCTCCCAGCCCTTCACCCTCGTCACCTTGGGCATGGGCAAACTCATCATCCCGAAGTCTTCTTCAACGTCTAGCTCTTCCACAGCAAACGCACAGTCAGCTGACCCCGGCAGCCGCATCCTTCCTATGCCCCAGCGCTTGGGCATATGCCTTGATTATGACGCGTGCCGAGTGTATTTTTACGACGCCGACACTATGAGGTGCCTTTACGAGAGGCAGGTGGATTGTTCGGGAACAATGTATCCGGCTTTTGGCCTCATGGGCAGCGGCAAGGTTCAGCTGGAAGAGTTCCTAGCCAGTAAGAGACTGGCCTTCTAA
- the trim36 gene encoding E3 ubiquitin-protein ligase TRIM36 isoform X6 encodes MSAEMRRSSINGVPIKNIERELICPICKELFTHPLILPCQHSVCHKCVKELLMLNHEDSFDAGSECSLPGSPRSRVPSPSMERLDRLVRSGSISSPGWRRGSVTPRVTAIPCPGCQHDIDLGERGISMLFRNFTLESIVERYRQAARAAVAIMCNICKPPQQEATKSCMDCKASYCNECFKLHHPWGTPKAQHEYVGPTTNFRPKVLMCPEHEMEKVNMYCEVCRRPVCHLCKLGGSHANHKVTSMGSAYKILKEKLAKSIHYLISKEDQVRTQITELEVLINKTEENGQLAERQANEHFERLFETLQERKSEMLRSIEQSRNRRMEQLRGQVEEYQGMLENSGLVGYAQEVLKETDQSCFVQTAKQLHVRIQKATESLRTFHPAADPCFDEFVLDTSREEMLLKEMCFGGVPDPPLIDLSNSRVYNEASICWRLSDDHLPTDHHMLEYRRLGGPGQSPSQEDGEDNGVWRATDRVYGPSTVVCDLEPDSLYSFRVRSCRNSMFSPYSPEVTFHTPPAPVFGFLFSDKCGFSTERLILNKRRDTVESVAGMAFLLAAERVQTGSYIGLDYIIGDTGISQGRHYWAFKVEPYSYMVKVGVASDTKLIEWFHNPRDTSSPRYDHDSGHDSGSEDACYELSQPFTLVTLGMGKLIIPKSSSTSSSSTANAQSADPGSRILPMPQRLGICLDYDACRVYFYDADTMRCLYERQVDCSGTMYPAFGLMGSGKVQLEEFLASKRLAF; translated from the exons ATGTCTGCAGAGATGCGGCGTAGCAGCATAAACGGG GTCCCGATCAAGAACATAGAGAGGGAGCTGATCTGCCCAATCTGCAAGGAGCTCTTCACCCATCCGCTGATCCTGCCCTGCCAGCACAGCGTCTGCCACAAATGTGTGAAAGAGCTGCTCATGTTGAACCACGAGGACTCTTTTGATGCCGGTTCTGAGTGCTCCCTACCGGGCAGCCCCAGGTCCAGGGTGCCCTCCCCCTCCATGGAGAGGCTGGACAGGCTTGTGAGATCAG GTTCAATCTCCTCTCCGGGATGGCGCAGAGGATCTGTGACTCCCCGGGTCACCGCCATCCCGTGCCCAGGCTGCCAGCATGACATAGATCTGGGCGAACGCGGCATCAGCATGTTGTTCCGAAACTTCACCCTGGAGAGCATCGTGGAGCGCTACCGGCAGGCTGCCCGCGCAGCCGTCGCCATCATGTGCAACATCTGCAAGCCTCCACAGCAGGAGGCAACAAAGAGCTGCATGGACTGCAAGGCGAGCTACTGTAACGAGTGTTTTAAGCTGCACCACCCCTGGGGCACACCCAAAGCCCAGCACGAGTATGTTGGTCCCACGACGAATTTTAGGCCCAAG GTTCTCATGTGCCCAGAGCACGAGATGGAGAAGGTGAACATgtactgtgaggtctgcaggcGTCCCGTGTGTCACTTGTGCAAGCTTGGAGGATCCCATGCTAACCACAAAGTCACCTCCATGGGCAGTGCATACAAGATCCTCAAG GAGAAGCTGGCCAAGAGTATCCATTACCTCATCAGCAAAGAGGACCAGGTCAGGACTCAGATTACTGAGCTTGAGGTGCTCATCAATAAGACTGAG GAAAATGGCCAGTTAGCAGAGCGTCAAGCCAACGAGCACTTTGAGCGTCTGTTTGAGACTCTGCAAGAGAGAAAATCTGAGATGCTGAGGTCAATCGAGCAGTCTCGTAACCGTCGCATGGAGCAGCTCAGAGGCCAG GTGGAAGAGTACCAAGGTATGCTGGAGAACAGTGGGTTGGTGGGCTATGCTCAGGAGGTGCTGAAGGAAACCGATCAATCCTGTTTTGTGCAGACTGCGAAGCAGCTGCATGTCAG gATCCAGAAAGCCACAGAGTCTCTGAGGACCTTTCACCCTGCAGCTGACCCCTGCTTTGATGAGTTTGTCCTGGACACATCCAGAGAAGAAATGCTGCTTAAAGAGATGTGCTTTGGTGGAG tTCCAGACCCACCTCTGATTGACCTGTCCAATAGCAGAGTCTATAATGAGGCCTCAATCTGCTGGAGGCTCTCTGATGACCACCTACCTACTGATCACCACATGCTTGAGTACCGCAG ACTTGGAGGCCCAGGCCAGTCCCCATCCCAGGAAGATGGTGAGGACAATGGTGTCTGGAGGGCCACAGACAGAGTGTACGGCCCCAGCACCGTGGTGTGTGACCTGGAGCCTGACAGTCTGTACTCCTTCAGAGTACGAAGCTGCAGGAACTCCATGTTCAGCCCCTACAGTCCTGAGGTCACCTTCCACACGCCACCTGCACCCG TGTTTGGTTTCCTGTTCAGTGACAAGTGTGGATTCAGCACGGAGAGGCTCATTCTAAATAAGAGACGGGATACTGTGGAGAGCGTAGCCGGCATGGCCTTCCTGCTCGCAGCCGAACGTGTGCAGACAGGCAGCTACATTGGACTAGATTACATAATTGGGGACACGGGCATCTCTCAGGGAAG acaTTACTGGGCCTTTAAGGTGGAACCATACTCCTACATGGTTAAAGTTGGCGTGGCCTCCGACACAAAGCTGATTGAATGGTTTCACAATCCGAGAGATACAAGCAGCCCAAG GTATGACCACGACAGCGGGCACGACAGCGGCAGTGAAGATGCATGCTATGAGCTCTCCCAGCCCTTCACCCTCGTCACCTTGGGCATGGGCAAACTCATCATCCCGAAGTCTTCTTCAACGTCTAGCTCTTCCACAGCAAACGCACAGTCAGCTGACCCCGGCAGCCGCATCCTTCCTATGCCCCAGCGCTTGGGCATATGCCTTGATTATGACGCGTGCCGAGTGTATTTTTACGACGCCGACACTATGAGGTGCCTTTACGAGAGGCAGGTGGATTGTTCGGGAACAATGTATCCGGCTTTTGGCCTCATGGGCAGCGGCAAGGTTCAGCTGGAAGAGTTCCTAGCCAGTAAGAGACTGGCCTTCTAA